A region of Chlamydia crocodili DNA encodes the following proteins:
- a CDS encoding DUF167 family protein, translating into MNEEYWILEVKVTPKSKENKIVGFEGEVLKIRVTEAPEKGKANEAVIALLAKTLSLPKRDVTLISGETSRKKRLLLPKATESIVSSWRECRF; encoded by the coding sequence TTGAATGAGGAATATTGGATTTTGGAGGTAAAAGTTACCCCAAAATCTAAAGAAAATAAAATCGTCGGATTTGAAGGTGAAGTATTGAAAATACGTGTCACCGAAGCTCCAGAAAAAGGAAAGGCTAACGAAGCAGTGATTGCTTTGTTAGCCAAAACTTTATCTCTTCCTAAACGTGATGTTACGTTGATTTCAGGGGAGACCTCCAGGAAAAAGCGACTTCTATTACCCAAGGCTACGGAGTCTATAGTCTCTAGTTGGCGAGAATGTAGATTTTAA
- a CDS encoding LOG family protein — translation MYNLFHRNHDATSPDGYLTSPLRMLSPNVYEGEIEILNIPEYFLGFHLPQHCLHLNLKSSLAQLGVDAKIKEAELSKECSRARLLLQISSHDPVASVMLTLLEPGDYIAKLFSSDDRRLVRSPQYLERMLKHTDKSGMPLLCFGKKLEHLISLDVIDDRLVVSLPTLPGVIHYDHKIYGLLPLIGKALGQPNMRIRNFLSLYQHKVDREKLPLRDRILLIKTEPLHIRTVFARVVDSLLPEGVKHTAANILEPTTQESGDIYEFYGTSSVPVETIPLEFFTIEPYKEHSFFCYRDLLKSSLESEPCIFDIFETTPGTQEKAATFISKGSEISELSQNSWLVGSAKSLYDKTEPYPTNLQEYIEEQPCFPFLQAMETGHITSQGVLFSRYFPSACLKGMLLSYHVNYYLKQIYFQIPSYTYGEYFSEHDRSLLMDLYFAGISTFWVDKVSKRVLQYVKRGGKDSGMFVPTQRVQEFRSAYFIGIHGSCIVSEGYKEDLRAFLKGIHDLTQALPIPGFPPKTPLAIMTGGGPGAMAIGNEVATELNLLSCGNTVDFEQSPGAHQAANPYTQAKMTYRLSSLIQRQEHFHVDLALFVTGGMGTDFEFSLELISIKTGKKPPVPIFLIGPASYWREKVTPAYQSNCKAGTNRGSEWVSNCIFCISTPQAGIEIFRRYLNNTLPIGPEYPPYPDGFLEV, via the coding sequence ATGTATAATTTATTCCACAGGAACCATGATGCGACTTCTCCTGATGGGTATCTAACCTCTCCTTTGCGCATGCTTTCGCCGAATGTCTATGAAGGAGAAATAGAAATACTAAATATCCCCGAGTACTTCTTGGGTTTTCATTTACCTCAGCACTGCTTACATCTCAATCTAAAAAGCTCACTGGCACAGTTAGGCGTAGATGCCAAGATCAAAGAAGCTGAGCTCAGTAAAGAATGCTCCCGAGCCCGTCTATTACTACAAATTAGCAGTCACGATCCCGTAGCCTCCGTTATGCTTACCCTATTAGAACCTGGAGATTACATTGCGAAATTATTTTCTTCTGATGATCGTAGACTAGTGCGCTCTCCACAATACCTAGAGAGAATGCTGAAACATACGGATAAATCAGGCATGCCTTTATTATGTTTTGGCAAAAAATTAGAACACCTAATTTCTTTAGACGTTATCGATGATCGTCTTGTCGTCTCTCTTCCTACCCTTCCTGGAGTGATTCACTATGATCATAAAATTTACGGCCTACTACCTCTAATAGGAAAAGCATTAGGTCAACCCAATATGAGAATAAGAAATTTCCTTTCTCTGTACCAACATAAAGTGGATCGTGAAAAATTACCCCTGCGTGACCGTATACTACTTATAAAAACTGAACCGTTGCATATTCGCACGGTGTTTGCTCGCGTTGTAGACTCTCTTCTTCCTGAAGGAGTAAAACATACTGCAGCAAATATTTTAGAACCCACGACACAAGAGTCTGGAGATATTTACGAGTTTTATGGAACAAGTTCTGTCCCTGTAGAAACAATTCCTTTAGAATTTTTCACTATTGAGCCCTATAAAGAACACTCTTTTTTCTGTTATCGTGATCTACTAAAATCCTCTCTAGAATCTGAACCATGTATTTTTGACATTTTTGAAACTACACCAGGCACCCAAGAAAAAGCCGCAACCTTCATCTCTAAAGGTAGTGAAATTTCAGAACTATCACAAAATTCTTGGTTAGTCGGTTCTGCGAAATCCTTGTATGATAAAACAGAACCCTATCCTACAAATCTGCAAGAATACATAGAAGAACAACCCTGCTTTCCTTTCCTCCAAGCTATGGAAACAGGACACATCACAAGTCAAGGAGTACTTTTCTCCAGATACTTTCCTTCTGCCTGTCTCAAAGGTATGTTACTTTCTTACCATGTAAATTATTATCTAAAGCAAATCTATTTCCAAATACCCTCCTATACCTATGGAGAATATTTCTCTGAACATGACCGTTCATTACTTATGGACTTATACTTTGCAGGGATCTCTACATTCTGGGTAGATAAAGTCTCTAAACGCGTTTTACAATATGTAAAACGTGGTGGGAAAGATTCAGGAATGTTTGTTCCTACTCAACGTGTTCAAGAGTTTCGTTCTGCCTATTTTATTGGTATTCATGGCTCTTGTATCGTTTCAGAAGGTTATAAAGAAGATCTCCGTGCATTTTTAAAAGGAATACACGATCTTACCCAGGCTCTGCCTATTCCTGGATTCCCTCCAAAAACTCCCTTAGCAATTATGACGGGAGGCGGCCCAGGAGCTATGGCCATAGGGAATGAAGTCGCTACAGAACTAAATCTTCTCTCTTGTGGTAATACTGTAGATTTTGAGCAATCTCCAGGAGCACACCAAGCTGCAAATCCTTATACACAAGCAAAAATGACCTACCGGCTCTCTTCTTTAATCCAACGTCAAGAACACTTTCATGTAGACCTTGCTCTATTTGTTACCGGAGGCATGGGAACAGACTTTGAATTTTCTCTTGAACTCATCAGTATAAAAACAGGAAAGAAACCTCCTGTTCCTATATTCCTAATCGGGCCGGCATCCTATTGGAGAGAAAAGGTTACCCCTGCATATCAAAGCAACTGCAAAGCAGGAACAAATCGCGGTTCAGAATGGGTAAGTAATTGCATATTCTGTATTTCTACTCCTCAGGCGGGAATCGAGATTTTCAGAAGATATCTCAATAATACATTACCTATAGGACCGGAATACCCTCCCTATCCTGATGGATTCTTAGAGGTGTGA
- a CDS encoding HEAT repeat domain-containing protein, which produces MAEGSQSLRQHLLIHDFPEAIKEAKILLSSCECTLPEIRLALKAFAQGKDYATWSQEFNKCCQHYPQLAKDRDTLEDFAQQILCDGISHPSMTVRAVSILAIGLARDFRLVPLVLSSLSDDSVVVRTLALQVVLQYGTQSLKDAVYKIARHDESMQVRITAYQIAAMLDIEELLPYLQERANNKLIDGEERREAWKASLMLTPQLLTGSKVKEDMDQALFACELLRHEGDGKDEDVLLDLLSIQYPEIQETALRAALACGRRVSCESRKIADQVRHIAQTSPFPKVRLQAAAILYLQGDPLGEELLVKGLQSPFVSICEAASAAVCSLGIRGKDLANNYLHIVTSRKAAANLAILLLVSRTNIEKAGDVIADFICDPEMCWAIEQFLWDSQWNPKSAALPLYFDMVKREISRKLIRLLAVAKYSNVKKVTEDFLSNRQQQGWSFFSGVFWEEGDEQSAQVWTADKSFSSKLESTLAALCQKKNNESLYKAKGLYPKSRWQDKLAILEGIAFSENTEAVDFLLECCYHETPSLRSAAAGALFALFK; this is translated from the coding sequence GTGGCAGAAGGATCGCAGTCTTTACGCCAACATTTGCTCATTCATGATTTTCCTGAAGCTATCAAGGAAGCTAAGATTCTTTTGTCTTCTTGCGAGTGCACGCTTCCCGAAATACGTCTTGCTTTGAAAGCCTTCGCACAAGGGAAGGATTATGCAACTTGGAGCCAAGAATTTAATAAGTGTTGTCAACACTATCCACAGCTTGCTAAAGATCGCGATACGTTAGAAGATTTCGCTCAACAGATTCTCTGTGATGGCATCTCACATCCTTCGATGACAGTTCGTGCTGTCAGTATTCTTGCTATAGGGCTCGCTAGAGACTTTCGTTTAGTTCCCTTGGTATTATCTAGTCTTTCTGATGATAGTGTTGTGGTGCGCACATTAGCTTTGCAGGTCGTCTTGCAATATGGAACACAGAGTTTAAAAGATGCTGTTTATAAGATTGCTCGTCATGATGAATCCATGCAGGTGCGGATAACGGCATATCAGATTGCTGCAATGTTAGACATTGAGGAGTTGTTGCCCTATCTTCAAGAACGAGCAAATAATAAGCTTATTGATGGTGAGGAGCGTCGGGAAGCGTGGAAAGCATCTTTGATGCTTACCCCGCAACTGCTCACAGGATCTAAAGTAAAAGAAGATATGGACCAAGCACTATTTGCCTGTGAGCTTTTGCGTCACGAAGGAGATGGAAAAGATGAAGATGTCCTCTTAGATTTGTTATCTATTCAGTATCCTGAAATACAGGAAACAGCACTGCGTGCGGCTTTAGCTTGTGGGCGTAGGGTAAGCTGCGAATCAAGGAAAATTGCTGACCAAGTGCGCCATATTGCGCAAACTTCGCCATTTCCTAAAGTTCGTTTGCAAGCAGCAGCAATATTGTACCTTCAGGGAGATCCTTTAGGAGAGGAACTTTTAGTTAAAGGTTTGCAATCTCCTTTTGTTTCTATTTGTGAAGCAGCTTCTGCTGCGGTGTGTTCCTTAGGGATACGCGGAAAAGATCTTGCTAATAACTACCTGCATATTGTCACCTCTAGAAAAGCAGCAGCAAATCTTGCGATTTTACTTCTTGTTAGCCGTACAAATATAGAAAAGGCAGGAGATGTCATTGCTGATTTTATCTGTGATCCTGAAATGTGCTGGGCTATAGAACAATTTCTTTGGGATTCACAATGGAATCCTAAAAGCGCTGCTCTCCCTCTATATTTTGATATGGTAAAGAGGGAAATTAGTAGAAAGCTGATACGTTTATTGGCGGTGGCAAAATATAGTAATGTAAAGAAAGTTACAGAAGATTTTCTTTCCAACCGTCAGCAGCAAGGATGGAGTTTTTTTTCAGGAGTATTTTGGGAAGAAGGAGATGAACAATCTGCACAAGTATGGACAGCAGATAAGAGTTTTTCTTCTAAATTAGAGTCCACATTAGCTGCATTATGTCAGAAAAAAAATAACGAGTCGTTATATAAAGCCAAGGGTCTTTATCCTAAAAGTCGATGGCAAGATAAACTCGCTATTTTAGAAGGTATAGCGTTTTCTGAGAACACAGAAGCTGTGGATTTTCTTCTAGAATGCTGTTATCATGAAACCCCTTCGCTACGCAGCGCGGCGGCAGGGGCTTTATTTGCTTTATTTAAGTAG
- a CDS encoding MYG1 family protein gives MRIPRSVGTHDGSFHADEVTACALLILFDLVDEGKIIRTRNPEKLAECEYVCDVGGIYSVDQKRFDHHQVSYEGSWSSAGMILDYLKEQRLIDLEEYHFLNQTLIHGVDEQDNGRFFSKEGFCSFSDIIKIYNPEEGRNSSDADFFFALKFAIDLLKRLRNKFRYDRMCRDVVRSAMEKDEFCLFFDRPLAWQENFFFLGGEQHPAAFVCFPACDQWILRGIPPTLDRRMEVRVPFPESWAGLLGRDLEKVSGIPGAIFCHKGLFLSVWDNKEHCQRALQLVLENRGLV, from the coding sequence ATGCGAATTCCAAGAAGCGTTGGTACACACGACGGTTCTTTTCATGCTGATGAGGTCACAGCGTGTGCATTGCTTATTTTGTTTGATCTTGTTGATGAAGGGAAGATCATCCGTACGCGAAATCCTGAGAAACTCGCAGAATGTGAATATGTGTGTGATGTTGGCGGAATTTATTCTGTAGATCAGAAAAGATTTGATCATCACCAAGTATCCTATGAAGGATCTTGGAGTAGCGCAGGCATGATATTAGATTATCTTAAAGAGCAAAGGCTTATCGATTTAGAAGAATATCATTTTCTAAATCAAACCTTGATTCATGGTGTTGATGAACAAGATAACGGAAGATTCTTTTCAAAAGAAGGCTTCTGTTCTTTTTCCGATATTATTAAAATATATAATCCTGAAGAAGGCAGGAATTCTTCAGATGCAGATTTCTTCTTCGCATTAAAATTTGCTATAGATTTACTGAAGCGCTTGAGAAATAAATTCCGTTACGATCGCATGTGTAGAGATGTTGTCAGATCTGCTATGGAAAAAGATGAATTCTGTTTATTTTTTGATCGTCCTTTAGCGTGGCAGGAGAATTTCTTTTTTTTAGGCGGAGAACAACATCCCGCAGCATTTGTGTGTTTCCCAGCCTGCGATCAATGGATTCTTAGGGGAATCCCTCCAACCTTAGATAGACGGATGGAAGTTCGTGTACCATTCCCAGAAAGCTGGGCAGGGCTTCTTGGTAGGGATCTTGAAAAGGTAAGTGGTATTCCTGGAGCAATTTTTTGTCATAAGGGTCTATTTTTATCTGTTTGGGATAACAAGGAACATTGTCAACGCGCCCTGCAATTGGTACTAGAAAATCGAGGATTAGTATGA
- a CDS encoding CT392 family protein, protein MSSVSGSSGQNPNPIPEDPNAHLDNVDNTDSSSQDQEGAAGGVTETGLSVEVLSAGEVANIDAAIADIQDIANSVIVVGMPSSLSPLSAEAAGITEEIVSDLHKKEEELFGKVDLFSDALFDGVEETKTLVDNLKRRIEDFQKTKLGAAGQSSRKSIQDSDLEEQFLDLRRGVASLNGRINALESTAVRLVSALGDTHHEIMSMSMEDLKTAFGRRYEEIISNLNHIGLRLGEEGWKIDSRGAIPKISQEIQNVRLLLEEMHIPTEEEFIRSATESPEEAAATVSCCQAFVNKLKTLWNTLVQMFHTLYDKMLFFLFWIVKKIRSKLQFPSADKNEKNPRFENPFASTSGTTSERQNTASVRTSVSGRGDLSDEDTIRRPEDNTIETQDVDNQDGKDKKASEDDS, encoded by the coding sequence ATGTCATCAGTAAGTGGAAGTTCTGGTCAAAATCCTAATCCTATTCCAGAGGATCCAAACGCCCATTTGGATAATGTGGATAATACAGATAGCTCTTCTCAAGATCAGGAAGGCGCAGCTGGTGGTGTTACTGAAACAGGATTGAGTGTTGAGGTTTTATCTGCTGGGGAGGTGGCGAACATAGATGCTGCAATTGCTGATATTCAAGATATAGCCAACTCGGTGATCGTTGTTGGGATGCCCTCTAGTTTATCCCCATTATCAGCGGAAGCGGCGGGTATCACCGAAGAAATTGTGAGTGATCTTCATAAAAAAGAAGAAGAACTTTTCGGTAAGGTTGATCTGTTTTCAGATGCTTTATTTGATGGCGTCGAAGAAACTAAGACTTTAGTTGATAACTTGAAAAGAAGGATTGAGGATTTTCAGAAGACGAAACTTGGTGCTGCAGGACAATCATCTAGAAAATCTATCCAAGATAGTGATCTCGAAGAACAATTTCTTGATTTGCGTCGTGGAGTGGCCTCGTTAAACGGTCGTATAAATGCATTGGAAAGTACAGCAGTGCGTCTGGTGTCTGCTTTGGGGGATACGCATCATGAGATAATGAGCATGTCTATGGAGGATTTAAAGACTGCTTTTGGAAGACGCTATGAGGAAATTATTTCAAACCTAAATCACATTGGATTGCGTTTAGGTGAGGAAGGTTGGAAAATTGACTCTAGAGGTGCTATTCCTAAAATATCTCAAGAGATTCAAAATGTGCGTCTTCTTTTAGAAGAGATGCATATTCCTACAGAGGAAGAGTTCATCCGATCAGCTACAGAATCACCGGAGGAAGCAGCAGCAACAGTTTCTTGCTGTCAAGCTTTTGTCAATAAGTTAAAGACATTATGGAATACCTTAGTACAGATGTTTCACACTCTGTATGACAAAATGCTATTTTTCTTATTCTGGATAGTGAAAAAGATTCGTAGCAAACTGCAGTTTCCTTCTGCAGATAAGAATGAGAAAAATCCTAGATTTGAAAATCCTTTTGCCTCTACATCAGGAACTACTTCGGAACGTCAAAATACAGCTTCGGTAAGAACTTCGGTTTCTGGAAGGGGAGATTTATCTGATGAGGATACGATACGTCGTCCTGAAGATAACACTATAGAAACTCAAGATGTTGATAATCAAGATGGGAAGGACAAGAAAGCCTCTGAGGATGATTCTTAA
- a CDS encoding LL-diaminopimelate aminotransferase: protein MRRNSNFSQLETNYLFSGIRQKIRTFREEFPEASIIDLSIGDTTQPLHTSVIDIFTKSVQKLGNPKTYRGYGPELGLPALREKLSEVFYNGKISPEEIFISDGAKMDIFRLLSLFGPEKTVAIQDPSYPAYIDTALLAGAKKIVKLPCTKATNFFPVIPQEEVIDIFCLCSPNNPTGTVLTKEQLKELIAYANSNRSIILFDAAYSAFISDPSLPKSIFEIPEARSCAIEINSFSKSLGFSGVRLGWNVVPKDLQYSDGLSVIRDWERFLYTTFNGASLPVQEAAVAGVSLFPNLETIAHYRHNSSLLREALKKAEFSVYGGEHAPYLWVEVPDIIPDEDFFDFFLHQYHIAITPGKGFGACGKGFVRFSSLGKTEDIVAACQRLTLTSVYDRMVLSL, encoded by the coding sequence ATGCGAAGAAATAGTAACTTTTCACAATTAGAAACCAACTATCTTTTCTCTGGTATTCGTCAAAAAATCCGTACTTTTCGTGAAGAATTTCCAGAAGCTTCTATTATCGATCTATCTATAGGGGATACCACTCAACCACTACATACGTCAGTCATTGATATCTTTACAAAATCTGTACAGAAATTAGGGAATCCGAAAACCTACCGCGGTTATGGTCCTGAGTTAGGCCTGCCAGCTTTAAGAGAGAAACTCTCTGAGGTTTTCTATAACGGGAAAATTTCTCCCGAAGAGATTTTTATCTCAGACGGAGCAAAAATGGATATTTTCCGTCTACTATCCCTATTCGGTCCTGAGAAAACTGTAGCCATCCAAGACCCTTCCTATCCTGCATATATAGATACAGCACTTCTTGCAGGAGCTAAAAAGATTGTTAAACTTCCCTGTACAAAAGCAACTAATTTCTTTCCTGTGATTCCTCAAGAAGAAGTCATAGATATTTTCTGTTTATGTTCTCCTAACAATCCTACAGGCACTGTATTAACTAAAGAGCAACTGAAAGAACTTATTGCCTATGCTAACTCTAATAGAAGTATAATTCTATTTGATGCTGCCTACAGCGCATTTATCTCTGATCCCTCCCTACCAAAAAGTATCTTTGAAATTCCTGAAGCACGCTCTTGTGCTATAGAAATTAATTCTTTCTCTAAGTCTTTAGGATTTTCAGGAGTACGTTTAGGATGGAATGTAGTCCCCAAAGATCTTCAATACAGCGATGGTCTTTCTGTAATTCGTGATTGGGAACGTTTCCTATATACAACATTCAATGGAGCTTCTTTACCTGTTCAAGAAGCCGCAGTTGCCGGAGTTTCTTTATTTCCAAATTTAGAAACTATCGCGCATTATCGCCATAATAGTTCACTTTTGCGCGAGGCTCTAAAAAAAGCTGAATTTTCTGTATACGGTGGCGAGCACGCTCCCTACCTTTGGGTTGAAGTCCCCGATATTATTCCTGACGAAGATTTTTTTGACTTTTTCTTACACCAGTATCATATTGCCATCACTCCTGGTAAAGGATTTGGCGCGTGCGGAAAAGGTTTTGTTCGCTTTTCTTCTTTAGGAAAAACAGAAGATATTGTTGCAGCTTGCCAACGGTTAACTCTAACATCTGTATATGATAGAATGGTGTTGTCACTATGA
- a CDS encoding DUF1207 domain-containing protein produces the protein MGRLLRYSCCLCSVVFICYFSSCLTTVAQEAARCPDCESFRKAVTRSDQLPENIQESGNGCYLTGYVQALVDMHFLDSCTQVVVEDNVAYVFSLPVDTVLSNAIVDFIKDLPCITAVEICDSSYQECYNRYREGCPVLPKQKALGTEIVCGKEGVWLPQNTILFAPLIADPRQVTNSAGIRFNEKVIGNRVGSAIFGGDFILLRLFDISRFHGDLDIGLQGGVFSVFDLDHPDSCMVNSDFFVAGLLGFAVDKWSFRLRLWHLSSHLGDEFLLAHPNFPRFNLSDEGIDFFASLRYNAQLRLYGGLGYIISRDLTFPERPLYIEAGAELRPFGLREGNLHAQPIFAMHFRFWEEQRFGIDQTYILGMEWSKFRDVGRKIRAFVEYHQGFSKEGQFVREPCNYYGFRLTYGF, from the coding sequence ATGGGAAGACTGTTACGTTATAGCTGCTGTTTATGCAGCGTAGTATTTATTTGCTATTTTTCATCTTGTTTAACTACTGTAGCTCAAGAAGCTGCACGTTGTCCTGATTGTGAGAGTTTTAGAAAAGCTGTTACTCGCTCAGATCAGTTACCAGAAAATATCCAAGAATCTGGAAATGGCTGTTATCTTACGGGGTATGTACAAGCTCTCGTAGATATGCATTTTTTAGATAGCTGTACTCAGGTAGTTGTTGAAGATAACGTTGCTTATGTATTTTCCCTTCCTGTGGATACAGTCCTTTCCAATGCGATTGTAGATTTCATTAAAGATTTACCCTGCATCACTGCTGTCGAGATTTGTGATAGTTCATATCAAGAATGTTACAATCGTTATAGAGAGGGTTGTCCTGTATTGCCAAAGCAGAAAGCTTTAGGAACGGAGATTGTCTGTGGTAAAGAGGGCGTGTGGTTGCCGCAAAATACTATACTTTTCGCTCCGTTAATTGCTGATCCCCGTCAGGTAACAAATAGCGCCGGAATTCGTTTTAACGAGAAGGTCATCGGAAATCGCGTGGGTTCTGCTATTTTTGGTGGGGATTTTATTCTCCTACGTCTTTTCGATATTTCTAGATTTCATGGGGATTTAGATATTGGTCTTCAAGGTGGTGTCTTTTCTGTTTTTGATTTAGATCATCCTGATTCGTGCATGGTAAACTCTGACTTTTTCGTCGCGGGTCTACTAGGATTTGCTGTAGATAAATGGAGTTTCCGTTTGCGCCTTTGGCATCTTTCCTCACATTTAGGGGACGAGTTTCTTTTGGCTCATCCGAATTTTCCAAGATTTAATCTTAGTGATGAGGGAATCGATTTCTTTGCTTCTTTACGCTATAATGCGCAGCTGCGTCTTTATGGAGGTCTAGGCTATATTATCAGTCGAGATCTGACATTTCCTGAGCGCCCTTTATACATAGAGGCAGGAGCAGAATTACGTCCTTTTGGATTGCGAGAAGGAAATTTACACGCACAACCTATTTTTGCTATGCACTTTCGTTTTTGGGAAGAGCAGCGTTTTGGTATAGATCAAACCTATATTTTAGGTATGGAATGGTCAAAATTTCGTGATGTAGGCAGGAAAATCCGTGCGTTTGTTGAGTACCACCAGGGATTTTCTAAAGAAGGTCAATTTGTGCGAGAGCCGTGTAATTACTACGGCTTTCGCTTAACCTACGGCTTCTAA
- a CDS encoding histidine triad nucleotide-binding protein, with the protein MTIFEKIIEGSIECEKVFENENFIAIKDRFPQAAVHLLIIPKKHIERVQDMQEEDLPLLAEAGKIIQQLAEAFGIADGYRVVINNGIEGGQSVFHLHIHLLGGSSLGAIA; encoded by the coding sequence ATGACCATTTTTGAAAAAATTATCGAAGGCTCAATAGAGTGCGAAAAAGTTTTTGAAAATGAGAATTTTATAGCTATTAAAGATCGTTTTCCCCAGGCTGCTGTTCACTTATTAATCATTCCTAAGAAGCACATCGAAAGAGTGCAAGATATGCAAGAGGAGGATCTTCCCTTGCTTGCTGAGGCGGGGAAGATTATTCAGCAATTAGCAGAAGCTTTTGGTATTGCTGATGGATATCGTGTCGTGATCAATAATGGTATCGAAGGGGGGCAGAGCGTATTCCATTTACATATTCATCTTTTAGGTGGAAGCTCTTTAGGGGCTATTGCTTAA
- a CDS encoding ABC transporter substrate-binding protein translates to MILRKIAQYTFFLSIVCSFISVVVSSPNPEQGSPKVAVFLSFSHSILEDCSQSCIDVLKTLENSPEVLVVNAEDSVVKARKLARTLHSDQDVVAIVTLGSIATKIMSQIETKKPIIYAAVPEGETLTFPKKQTNIYGVNDTLDINQCCFAIQAVRTNAESLIYIKPAEPFPSALQKEIEKKLHASGIAVTEITVTPANFKTRIQQAIDKHPSAIFIPFSSLAHKQRTTFIEDILKEKIPVITDDFSLVAEGACVACGVDFKKSGKQAAQMVYHLLNRHQDIEGLRKIIAEPLPQTTTFNEDVIRRLGLKINRAERKQFRSIIFKDNRDKKAAVKSDKPEAEKTCSPA, encoded by the coding sequence ATGATTCTTCGTAAAATTGCTCAATATACTTTCTTTCTTTCTATTGTCTGTTCTTTTATTTCTGTAGTTGTTTCTTCACCAAACCCAGAACAAGGATCTCCTAAAGTCGCTGTATTCTTATCTTTTTCCCATTCAATACTCGAAGATTGTAGTCAAAGCTGCATAGATGTTTTAAAAACATTAGAAAATTCTCCAGAAGTTCTTGTTGTGAACGCTGAAGATAGCGTTGTTAAAGCGAGGAAACTCGCTCGCACGTTACATAGTGATCAAGATGTTGTAGCTATTGTCACCCTAGGTTCTATAGCAACAAAAATTATGAGCCAAATCGAAACAAAAAAACCGATTATCTATGCTGCCGTTCCTGAAGGAGAAACATTGACTTTCCCTAAAAAGCAAACAAATATCTACGGTGTTAATGATACTCTAGATATCAATCAATGCTGTTTTGCTATACAAGCAGTAAGAACAAATGCCGAATCTTTAATCTATATAAAACCTGCTGAACCCTTTCCCTCAGCATTGCAAAAAGAAATTGAGAAGAAACTCCATGCATCAGGAATCGCTGTTACAGAAATTACTGTAACACCTGCAAATTTTAAAACACGTATCCAACAGGCTATCGACAAACATCCTTCTGCTATCTTTATTCCTTTTTCCTCTTTAGCACATAAACAAAGAACGACATTTATCGAAGATATCCTTAAAGAAAAAATCCCCGTAATTACCGATGATTTTTCTTTAGTAGCTGAAGGAGCATGCGTTGCTTGTGGTGTCGATTTTAAAAAATCTGGGAAACAAGCAGCCCAAATGGTGTATCATTTACTCAATAGACACCAAGATATCGAGGGATTACGTAAAATCATCGCTGAACCGCTACCACAAACAACAACATTCAACGAAGATGTTATCCGCCGTCTAGGTTTAAAAATCAACAGAGCCGAACGCAAGCAATTCCGTTCTATTATCTTTAAAGATAATAGAGATAAGAAAGCCGCTGTAAAAAGTGATAAGCCAGAGGCTGAAAAAACTTGTAGTCCAGCTTAA